A region of Micromonospora sp. WMMD882 DNA encodes the following proteins:
- a CDS encoding PAS domain S-box protein: MDEPDPARPDGRRWRQIFAAGGAAGARIAGHDWSTTPLGAVTTWPQSLRTAVTICLHSRFPILLWWGPDLVMLHNDAYQPILGESKRDAMGRPGAEVWPEVWDVIGPMLDGVLAGRGATWSQDQLLLLDRNGYLEECYFTFSYSPVVGETGTPEGVFTAVTETTDRVVGDRRLRTLGDLAARLVDADTLAEVSRRAVEALAENRADLPFVRLYLDTDDGLRLAAASDGLQPAAASDTSSDDRDGDGPGGGDHRGDGPGGDDGGAWPLTAVLAEGMGRLVPLDPTAVPDRPGTALAALTPVTEPGGGTPTAVLVTGLSPRRPVDDDYRGFVELIAGHIGAALAGARAYQAERARAEALAELDAAKTAFFANVSHELRTPLTLITGPVRDALDDDAEPLRPGQRRRLELVERNGVRLRRLVDSVLDFTRIEAGRMTPDRVAVDLAKLTREIASSFGPVLEQAGLAFTVSCPPLPRPAYVDRDMWEKVVLNLLSNAYKATLRGGIRLAVADEDGRARLTVTDTGVGIPADQLPGLFERFHRVVGAAGRSVEGTGLGLALTRELVRLHDGEIDVASEPGRGATFTVRLPYGGERPAVTSRAVAPAPRRSTPRPTPIPPASLPPTPPRPAPLPPTPPRETALDRAGPGDGVRGVPDGPLVLVVDDNADLRDYVAGLLADEFRVRTAPDGLAALAVLGDDPPALVLADVMMPRLDGFGLLAAIRARPDTAHLPVVLLSARAGAEAAVEGLAAGADDYLVKPFSARELRARVRASLERAESRLRGASWADRLVKSMTDGIFVADEHGVVLQVNDAWTELLGFGQADAPYPPPYPWWPDPAEHPEEREAVDRALVHLLGEGAGAYEVPLRHRDGRRVWVSVSATSVWDPVHRRTLLLGTARDVGADRALAHRHRAAAGRTEELAAAADEATVATIGARALRQAFDGVAYLARWDGDRLVAAYAPSGPVAPDALGSQVTARLADARGDRPADPAAGIGGRIETTDAQWSYRVELSDPRAVRAEEHLLAGLLAAAVGQALRRVEAVTRQDAVVADLRGAVREANERERAWRAEAAARAARQRADRRFRTLVEASSAVVWSADATGAIREPQPSWEAYTGQRWPEYAGSGWTAMLHPADTARLLAAWRRARAAGTPLFESEARIRHAASGAHRHVAIRAAGQRDERGEVTEWIGTIYDTDDRVRAEERARRTAAISEALLDTAPVGFGWVDPDLRYRYVNPALAVMNRASVEAHLGRRPGDVLPVHGARAEELLRRTLADGPVSGVEFRDADADPAAGPRHLVASYFPIRIAHTGELVGAGFTLVDVTERTRLAQALSDQQARYERLAATDVLAVFGGEEELITEANEAFLDLLGYTRADVAQGRLTWPGLTPPGWQEADRRALTELADTGRARSYGKEYLHRDGRPVPVQIGVVALQRRPLRWLAYATDLTAERSAQAELRLFQALVERSGDFIAVATPDGRAVYVNPAGREFVGLADGEPVGRLRLLDFAAPEVRQAWRRELIPAALRDGHHRAESRLVRLDTGERRDVDHQTFTVTTGDGPESTAFLATVARDIGDRQRALRQAEALARLAGALSVAPGRAEVATAVTLIAPDVLDGARVRLATAAPGAAVATVTDRGGVGRLAVDEDDPLARAVRDNDVVVSYAPGRLVGAGPVVGICVPLRYGDGGPLGAVEACWSRPVTDDDALRNLLDTVAGLCSQALQRAELTRSARATAELAARLSVTRNSAEAIEVILTAAPVALDAVTSGLAVHEEGQRIRLHHPAGSAPGGAARHVDLAGQDPRPIAVALRTGERLILPDRAAFAARFPGVADVAGASGTVTTAVLPLLDAQRRPIAALGFGWPRARPFREGDLALLDTIADLCEQTLERVRLAAAEHNLVTRLAGRLRTSTRPAPPSLDIATRYQPAMTGLNLGGDWYDLVRLDGDRLAVVVGDVVGHRVEAAADMAQLRTMVNTLIRTGVPLGDVFPRLTDLVGAGFLGTCLAMVVDPGAGRVSVVRVGHPHPVLARRRRRPVAVQTAPSLPLGMVRQSIPVTEFPFEPGDLLVVYTDGLVERRDQPYDAGVAALRAVISAHRRRPVERIADAILTALPGSDDDRALVVIRHRDARPASAAAGRGGADRDGGQSGPDPRFPVGDRPTTV; the protein is encoded by the coding sequence ATGGACGAGCCGGACCCCGCCCGACCGGACGGGCGACGCTGGCGGCAGATCTTCGCCGCCGGGGGCGCGGCGGGGGCACGGATCGCCGGCCACGACTGGTCCACCACCCCGCTGGGCGCGGTGACCACCTGGCCGCAGAGCCTGCGTACGGCGGTGACCATCTGCCTGCACTCGCGCTTTCCGATCCTGCTCTGGTGGGGCCCGGACCTGGTCATGCTGCACAACGACGCGTACCAGCCGATTCTGGGCGAGTCGAAGCGCGACGCGATGGGCCGCCCCGGCGCCGAGGTGTGGCCGGAGGTCTGGGACGTCATCGGGCCGATGCTCGACGGCGTGCTGGCCGGTCGCGGCGCCACCTGGTCACAGGACCAACTGCTGCTGCTCGACCGCAACGGCTACCTGGAGGAGTGCTACTTCACCTTCTCGTACAGCCCGGTCGTCGGCGAGACCGGCACGCCGGAGGGGGTGTTCACCGCGGTCACCGAGACCACCGACCGGGTGGTCGGCGACCGGCGGCTGCGGACCCTGGGCGACCTGGCGGCCCGCCTGGTGGACGCGGACACGCTGGCCGAGGTCAGCCGACGGGCGGTCGAGGCGCTCGCCGAGAACCGGGCGGACCTGCCGTTCGTCCGGTTGTACCTGGACACCGACGACGGTCTCCGACTGGCCGCCGCCAGCGACGGTCTCCAGCCGGCCGCCGCCAGCGACACCTCCAGCGACGACCGCGACGGTGACGGCCCCGGCGGCGGCGACCACCGCGGCGACGGTCCCGGTGGTGACGACGGCGGGGCGTGGCCGCTGACCGCGGTGCTCGCCGAGGGGATGGGCCGGCTGGTCCCGCTCGACCCGACCGCCGTTCCCGACCGACCGGGGACGGCGCTGGCCGCGCTGACCCCGGTTACCGAGCCGGGCGGCGGTACGCCGACCGCGGTGCTGGTCACCGGCCTGAGCCCACGCCGGCCGGTGGACGACGACTACCGCGGCTTCGTCGAGCTGATCGCCGGGCACATCGGCGCGGCCCTCGCGGGCGCCCGCGCCTACCAGGCGGAACGGGCCCGGGCGGAGGCGCTCGCCGAGCTGGACGCGGCGAAGACCGCGTTCTTCGCCAACGTCAGCCACGAGCTGCGGACCCCGTTGACGCTGATCACCGGGCCGGTCCGGGACGCCCTCGACGACGACGCCGAGCCGTTGCGGCCGGGCCAGCGGCGGCGACTGGAGCTGGTCGAGCGCAACGGCGTCCGGCTGCGCCGGCTGGTCGACAGCGTGCTCGACTTCACCCGGATCGAGGCCGGGCGGATGACCCCGGACCGGGTGGCGGTGGATCTGGCCAAACTCACCCGGGAGATCGCCTCCTCGTTCGGCCCGGTCCTGGAGCAGGCCGGCCTGGCGTTCACCGTGTCCTGCCCGCCGCTGCCCCGCCCGGCCTACGTGGACCGGGACATGTGGGAGAAGGTCGTGCTGAACCTCCTCTCCAACGCGTACAAGGCGACCCTGCGTGGCGGGATCCGGCTCGCCGTGGCCGACGAGGACGGTCGGGCCCGGCTGACCGTCACCGACACCGGGGTCGGGATCCCCGCCGACCAGCTTCCCGGCCTGTTCGAACGGTTCCACCGGGTGGTCGGGGCGGCCGGCCGCTCCGTCGAGGGCACCGGGCTGGGGCTGGCGTTGACCCGGGAGCTGGTCCGGCTGCACGACGGCGAGATCGACGTGGCCAGCGAGCCCGGGCGGGGCGCCACGTTCACCGTGCGGCTGCCCTACGGCGGTGAACGGCCGGCCGTGACCTCCCGGGCGGTGGCCCCGGCCCCCCGACGGAGCACGCCCCGACCGACCCCGATCCCACCGGCATCGCTCCCACCGACCCCGCCCCGACCGGCCCCGCTCCCACCGACCCCGCCCCGGGAGACCGCGCTGGACCGGGCCGGGCCGGGCGACGGCGTCCGGGGCGTCCCGGACGGCCCCCTGGTCCTGGTCGTCGACGACAACGCCGACCTGCGGGACTACGTCGCCGGGTTGCTGGCCGACGAGTTCCGGGTACGGACCGCGCCGGACGGCCTGGCCGCCCTGGCCGTGCTCGGTGACGACCCGCCCGCCCTGGTGCTCGCCGACGTGATGATGCCCCGGCTGGACGGTTTCGGTCTGCTCGCCGCGATCCGTGCCCGACCGGACACCGCGCACCTGCCGGTGGTGCTGCTGTCCGCCCGGGCCGGCGCCGAGGCGGCCGTCGAGGGGCTGGCCGCCGGGGCGGACGACTACCTGGTCAAGCCGTTCTCGGCGCGGGAGCTGCGGGCCCGGGTCCGGGCCAGCCTGGAGCGGGCCGAGTCCAGGCTGCGCGGGGCCTCGTGGGCGGACCGGCTGGTGAAGTCGATGACCGACGGGATCTTCGTCGCCGACGAGCACGGGGTGGTCCTCCAGGTCAACGACGCCTGGACGGAGCTGCTCGGTTTCGGTCAGGCCGACGCCCCGTACCCGCCGCCGTACCCGTGGTGGCCCGACCCGGCGGAGCACCCCGAGGAACGGGAGGCGGTGGACCGGGCGCTGGTGCACCTGCTCGGCGAGGGCGCGGGCGCGTACGAGGTGCCGCTGCGGCACCGTGACGGCCGCCGGGTGTGGGTGTCGGTCTCGGCCACCTCGGTGTGGGATCCGGTCCACCGGCGCACGCTGCTGCTGGGCACGGCGCGGGACGTCGGCGCGGACCGGGCGCTGGCCCACCGGCACCGGGCCGCCGCCGGCCGCACCGAAGAGCTGGCCGCCGCCGCCGACGAGGCGACGGTCGCGACGATCGGCGCACGGGCCCTGCGCCAGGCCTTCGACGGGGTCGCGTACCTGGCCCGGTGGGACGGCGACCGGCTCGTGGCGGCGTACGCGCCCTCCGGGCCGGTGGCCCCGGACGCGCTCGGGTCGCAGGTCACGGCCCGGCTGGCCGACGCCCGGGGGGACCGGCCGGCGGACCCGGCGGCCGGGATCGGCGGCCGGATCGAGACCACCGACGCCCAGTGGAGCTACCGGGTGGAGCTGTCCGACCCCCGCGCGGTGCGCGCCGAGGAGCACCTGCTGGCCGGGCTGCTGGCCGCGGCCGTCGGGCAGGCGTTGCGCCGGGTGGAGGCGGTGACCCGCCAGGACGCGGTCGTCGCCGACCTGCGCGGCGCGGTCCGCGAGGCGAACGAGCGGGAACGCGCCTGGCGGGCCGAGGCGGCGGCCCGGGCCGCCCGGCAGCGCGCCGACCGGCGGTTCCGGACCCTGGTGGAGGCGTCGTCGGCGGTGGTGTGGTCGGCCGACGCGACAGGCGCGATCCGCGAGCCGCAACCGTCCTGGGAGGCGTACACCGGGCAACGCTGGCCGGAGTACGCCGGCTCGGGATGGACGGCGATGCTGCATCCGGCGGACACGGCGCGGCTGCTGGCCGCCTGGCGGCGGGCGCGGGCCGCCGGCACGCCGCTGTTCGAGAGCGAGGCCCGGATCCGGCACGCGGCCAGCGGCGCGCACCGGCACGTCGCCATCCGGGCGGCCGGTCAGCGCGACGAACGGGGCGAGGTCACCGAGTGGATCGGCACGATCTACGACACCGACGACCGGGTACGCGCCGAGGAACGCGCCCGCCGCACGGCGGCGATCAGCGAGGCGCTGCTGGACACCGCCCCGGTCGGTTTCGGCTGGGTCGACCCGGACCTGCGCTACCGGTACGTCAACCCGGCGCTGGCGGTGATGAACCGGGCGTCGGTCGAGGCGCACCTGGGCCGCCGGCCGGGCGACGTGCTGCCCGTCCACGGCGCGCGGGCCGAGGAGCTGCTGCGCCGTACGCTCGCCGACGGGCCGGTCAGCGGGGTGGAGTTCCGGGACGCCGACGCGGACCCGGCCGCCGGTCCCCGGCACCTGGTGGCCAGCTACTTCCCGATCCGGATCGCGCACACCGGTGAGCTGGTCGGCGCGGGTTTCACCCTGGTCGACGTCACCGAACGCACCCGGCTGGCCCAGGCGCTCAGCGACCAGCAGGCCCGGTACGAGCGGCTGGCCGCCACGGACGTGCTGGCCGTGTTCGGGGGCGAGGAGGAGCTGATCACCGAGGCCAACGAGGCGTTCCTGGACCTGCTCGGCTACACCCGCGCCGACGTCGCCCAGGGTCGGTTGACCTGGCCGGGGCTGACCCCGCCGGGCTGGCAGGAGGCGGACCGCCGGGCGTTGACGGAGCTGGCCGACACCGGCCGGGCCCGGTCGTACGGCAAGGAGTACCTGCACCGCGACGGGCGACCGGTGCCGGTGCAGATCGGCGTGGTCGCCCTCCAGCGGCGGCCGTTGCGCTGGCTGGCGTACGCGACGGACCTGACCGCCGAGCGGTCCGCCCAGGCGGAGCTGCGGCTGTTCCAGGCGCTGGTGGAGCGCTCCGGGGACTTCATCGCGGTGGCCACCCCGGACGGACGGGCCGTCTACGTCAACCCGGCCGGGCGGGAGTTCGTGGGCCTGGCCGACGGGGAGCCGGTGGGTCGGCTGCGGCTGCTCGACTTCGCCGCGCCGGAGGTGCGTCAGGCGTGGCGGCGGGAGCTCATCCCGGCGGCCCTGCGCGACGGGCACCACCGGGCGGAGAGCCGGCTGGTGCGGCTGGACACCGGCGAGCGGCGCGACGTGGACCACCAGACGTTCACCGTCACCACCGGCGACGGGCCGGAGTCGACAGCTTTCCTGGCCACCGTCGCCCGGGACATCGGCGACCGGCAGCGGGCGTTGCGGCAGGCCGAGGCGCTGGCCCGGCTCGCCGGCGCGTTGAGCGTGGCCCCCGGCCGGGCGGAGGTGGCGACGGCGGTGACCCTGATCGCGCCGGACGTGCTGGACGGGGCGCGGGTACGGCTGGCCACCGCCGCGCCGGGCGCGGCGGTGGCGACGGTGACCGACCGGGGCGGCGTCGGCCGGCTGGCCGTCGACGAGGACGATCCGCTGGCCCGCGCGGTGCGGGACAACGACGTGGTGGTCTCGTACGCGCCCGGCCGGCTAGTCGGGGCGGGCCCTGTCGTCGGGATCTGCGTGCCGCTGCGGTACGGCGACGGGGGGCCGCTGGGCGCGGTCGAGGCGTGCTGGAGCCGGCCGGTGACCGACGACGACGCGCTGCGCAACCTGCTGGACACCGTGGCGGGGCTGTGCAGCCAGGCGTTGCAGCGGGCCGAGCTGACCCGGTCGGCGCGGGCGACGGCCGAGCTGGCCGCCCGGCTCAGCGTCACCCGCAACTCGGCCGAGGCGATCGAGGTGATCCTCACCGCCGCGCCGGTCGCGTTGGACGCGGTCACGTCGGGGCTGGCCGTGCACGAGGAGGGGCAGCGGATCCGGCTGCACCACCCCGCCGGGTCCGCCCCGGGCGGGGCCGCCCGGCACGTCGACCTGGCCGGGCAGGATCCCCGGCCGATAGCGGTGGCGCTGCGTACCGGGGAACGTCTCATCCTGCCGGACCGGGCCGCGTTCGCCGCCCGGTTCCCGGGCGTGGCCGACGTGGCCGGGGCCAGCGGCACGGTCACCACGGCGGTGCTGCCGCTGCTGGACGCCCAACGCCGACCGATCGCCGCGTTGGGGTTCGGTTGGCCACGGGCCCGCCCCTTCCGGGAGGGTGACCTGGCCCTGCTGGACACCATCGCCGACCTGTGTGAGCAGACCCTGGAGCGGGTACGGCTGGCCGCCGCCGAGCACAACCTGGTCACCCGGCTGGCCGGGCGGCTACGCACCTCGACCCGACCGGCCCCGCCCAGCCTGGACATCGCGACCCGGTACCAGCCGGCGATGACCGGGCTGAACCTCGGCGGCGACTGGTACGACCTGGTGCGGCTGGACGGCGACCGGCTCGCCGTGGTGGTCGGGGACGTGGTCGGTCACCGGGTCGAGGCCGCCGCCGACATGGCGCAGCTCCGGACGATGGTGAACACGTTGATCCGGACGGGGGTGCCGCTGGGTGACGTCTTCCCCCGGCTGACCGACCTGGTCGGGGCCGGGTTCCTCGGCACCTGCCTGGCGATGGTGGTCGATCCGGGGGCCGGGCGGGTCAGCGTGGTCCGGGTCGGGCATCCGCATCCGGTGCTGGCGCGCCGCCGTCGCCGGCCGGTGGCGGTGCAGACCGCGCCGTCGCTGCCGTTGGGCATGGTCCGGCAGTCGATCCCGGTGACCGAGTTCCCGTTCGAGCCGGGTGACCTGCTGGTCGTGTACACCGACGGGCTGGTGGAGCGGCGCGACCAGCCGTACGACGCGGGGGTGGCCGCGTTGCGGGCGGTCATCTCGGCGCACCGGCGGCGGCCGGTGGAGCGGATCGCGGACGCGATCCTGACCGCGTTGCCCGGCTCCGACGACGACCGGGCGCTGGTGGTGATCCGGCACCGGGACGCCCGGCCGGCGTCGGCCGCCGCCGGTCGAGGCGGGGCCGACCGGGACGGCGGGCAGTCCGGACCGGACCCCCGGTTCCCGGTGGGTGACCGACCGACTACGGTCTGA
- the pyk gene encoding pyruvate kinase produces the protein MGVTRRAKIVCTLGPATASPERIRGLVEAGMDVARLNFSHGSHADHEAVYRLVREAAEASGRPVAVLADLQGPKIRLGRFADGPHEWRTGDAVVITSDDVLGTRDRVSCTYRKLPQEVKPGDRLLIDDGRVAVEVTDVAGNDIRCLVTEGGPVSNNKGVSLPNVAVSVPAMSDKDAEDLCFALGLGADLIALSFVRSAEDIKLVHAIMSEVGVQRPVLAKVEKPEAVDHLEAIVLAFDGVMVARGDLGVEMPLDQVPLVQKRAVQLCRENAKPVIVATQMLDSMIENSRPTRAEASDVANAVLDGADAVMLSGETSVGKYPVLTVSTMAKIVSTTEAGSFSVPRLQHDPRTHGGALTSAASSIARAIGAKALVAFSQTGDTVRRLSRLHCDLPLLAFTPVPEVYQQLALSWGVQTFLMPFVQHTDDMFRQVDEALLGLDRANPGDYVVIVAGSPPGTPGSTNTLRVHQLGSLVDAAAARALQ, from the coding sequence ATGGGCGTGACACGCCGCGCGAAGATCGTCTGCACTCTCGGTCCTGCCACCGCCTCACCGGAACGCATCCGGGGGCTGGTCGAGGCGGGCATGGACGTGGCGAGGTTGAATTTCAGCCACGGCAGCCACGCCGACCACGAGGCCGTCTACCGGCTGGTCCGGGAGGCCGCCGAGGCGTCCGGGCGGCCGGTCGCCGTCCTGGCCGACCTCCAGGGCCCGAAGATCCGTCTGGGCCGGTTCGCCGACGGCCCGCACGAGTGGCGCACCGGTGACGCGGTCGTGATCACCAGCGACGACGTCCTCGGCACCCGCGACCGGGTCTCCTGCACCTACCGCAAGCTGCCGCAGGAGGTGAAGCCGGGCGACCGCCTGCTGATCGACGACGGCCGGGTCGCCGTCGAGGTCACCGACGTCGCCGGCAACGACATCCGCTGCCTGGTCACCGAGGGCGGGCCGGTCTCCAACAACAAGGGCGTCTCGCTGCCCAACGTGGCGGTCAGCGTGCCGGCCATGTCCGACAAGGACGCCGAGGACCTGTGCTTCGCCCTCGGCCTCGGCGCCGACCTGATCGCGCTCTCCTTCGTCCGCTCCGCGGAGGACATCAAACTCGTCCACGCGATCATGAGCGAGGTCGGGGTGCAGCGTCCGGTGCTGGCCAAGGTCGAGAAGCCCGAGGCGGTCGACCACCTGGAAGCGATCGTGCTGGCCTTCGACGGCGTCATGGTGGCCCGTGGCGACCTCGGCGTGGAGATGCCGCTGGACCAGGTCCCGCTGGTGCAGAAGCGCGCCGTGCAGCTCTGCCGGGAGAACGCCAAGCCGGTCATCGTCGCCACCCAGATGCTCGATTCGATGATCGAGAATTCCCGCCCGACCCGCGCCGAGGCGTCCGACGTGGCCAACGCCGTGCTCGACGGCGCGGACGCGGTCATGCTCTCCGGCGAGACCAGCGTCGGGAAGTACCCGGTGCTGACCGTCAGCACCATGGCGAAGATCGTCAGCACCACCGAGGCCGGCTCGTTCTCGGTGCCCCGGCTCCAGCACGACCCGCGTACCCACGGCGGCGCGCTCACCTCGGCGGCGTCCTCGATCGCCCGGGCCATCGGCGCGAAGGCGCTCGTCGCGTTCTCGCAGACCGGCGACACCGTCCGTCGGCTCTCCCGGCTGCACTGCGACCTGCCGCTGCTGGCGTTCACCCCGGTCCCCGAGGTCTACCAGCAGCTCGCCCTCTCCTGGGGGGTGCAGACCTTCCTGATGCCGTTCGTGCAGCACACCGACGACATGTTCCGGCAGGTCGACGAGGCGCTGCTCGGCCTGGACCGGGCCAACCCGGGCGACTACGTGGTGATCGTCGCCGGCAGCCCGCCGGGCACCCCCGGCTCCACCAACACCCTGCGGGTGCACCAGCTCGGCTCGTTGGTCGACGCGGCGGCGGCGCGGGCGTTGCAGTGA
- a CDS encoding acyl-CoA thioesterase II, protein MTDVLTGQAAVDQLLEVLDLAPTGAMSFRGISPPVGPQRVYGGQVAGQALVAAGRTVDPERFVHSLHGYFVRPGDPAEPIDYQVENVRDGRSFSVRRSVALQHDKPIFFMSASFQQREEGLDHHAPTPPDVPGPESVPTMADRLARYPERLGIWAMIPRPIDVRYVGEPGWVRPGDRPADPHQRVWMRIDGKLPDEPLLHACALTYASDLTLLDSVLSVHGEVWGPGGVVGASLDHALWFHRPFRADEWFLYDCWSPSASGARGLATGRMFTTEGRHIASAVQEGLLRRVGH, encoded by the coding sequence GTGACCGACGTCCTGACCGGCCAGGCCGCCGTCGACCAGTTGCTGGAGGTGCTCGACCTCGCGCCGACCGGCGCGATGTCCTTCCGGGGGATCAGCCCCCCGGTCGGCCCCCAGCGGGTGTACGGCGGCCAGGTCGCCGGTCAGGCCCTGGTGGCCGCCGGTCGCACGGTCGACCCGGAGCGGTTCGTGCACTCGTTGCACGGCTACTTCGTGCGGCCGGGCGACCCGGCGGAGCCGATCGACTACCAGGTGGAGAACGTCCGCGACGGCCGGTCCTTCTCGGTCCGCCGCTCGGTGGCCCTCCAGCACGACAAGCCGATCTTCTTCATGTCGGCGTCGTTCCAGCAGCGGGAGGAGGGGCTGGACCACCACGCCCCCACCCCGCCGGACGTGCCCGGCCCGGAGAGCGTGCCCACGATGGCCGACCGGCTCGCCCGGTACCCGGAACGGCTGGGCATCTGGGCGATGATCCCGCGCCCGATCGACGTCCGCTACGTCGGCGAGCCCGGCTGGGTGCGTCCCGGCGACCGGCCCGCCGACCCGCACCAACGGGTCTGGATGCGTATCGACGGCAAGCTCCCCGACGAGCCGCTGCTGCACGCCTGCGCCCTGACGTACGCCTCCGACCTGACCCTGCTGGACTCGGTGCTGTCGGTGCACGGCGAGGTCTGGGGTCCCGGCGGCGTGGTCGGGGCCAGCCTCGACCACGCGCTGTGGTTCCACCGCCCGTTCCGGGCCGACGAGTGGTTCCTCTACGACTGCTGGAGCCCGTCGGCCTCCGGCGCCCGCGGGCTGGCCACCGGGCGGATGTTCACCACCGAGGGCCGGCACATCGCCAGCGCCGTCCAGGAGGGGCTGCTCCGGCGGGTCGGGCACTGA
- a CDS encoding Rrf2 family transcriptional regulator: protein MRLSARVDYALRAAAELAAVAGDGPGRTRPVTAEQIARAQDIPPKFLESILLQLRRGGIVHAQRGPEGGYWLARPATEISLAEVIRVIDGPLAHVRGQRPEELGYHGAARALQEVWIALRASERQILELVTVADVAAGVLPERVNQLAADPAAWS, encoded by the coding sequence ATGCGTCTCTCCGCCCGGGTCGACTACGCCCTGCGGGCCGCCGCCGAGCTGGCGGCGGTGGCCGGCGACGGTCCCGGACGGACCCGTCCGGTCACCGCCGAGCAGATCGCCCGCGCCCAGGACATCCCGCCGAAGTTCCTGGAGAGCATCCTGCTCCAACTGCGGCGGGGCGGCATCGTGCACGCCCAGCGTGGCCCGGAGGGCGGCTACTGGCTGGCCCGGCCGGCGACCGAGATCTCCCTGGCCGAGGTGATCCGGGTGATCGACGGCCCGCTCGCGCACGTCCGGGGCCAGCGTCCGGAGGAGCTCGGTTACCACGGGGCGGCGCGGGCGTTGCAGGAGGTCTGGATCGCCCTGCGGGCCAGTGAGCGGCAGATCCTGGAGCTGGTCACCGTCGCCGACGTGGCCGCCGGCGTGCTGCCCGAGCGGGTCAACCAGCTCGCCGCCGACCCGGCCGCCTGGAGCTGA
- a CDS encoding sulfite exporter TauE/SafE family protein: MRRLLVLALVGLVAQLVDGSLGMAYGLTSSTLLLLVGIAPAAASASVHLAEIGTTLAAGVAHWRFGNVDWRVVSRIALPGAIGAFAGATFLSSISTETAAPWMAGILFVLGAYLLVRFSRPLRTNPHAGRLRGRFLGPLGLVAGFVDATGGGGWGPVATPALLASGRMQPRKVIGSVDTSEFLVAVAASVGFLIGLGSEGFLLPIVAALLIGGLIAAPVAAWLVRIVPAQLLGAAVGGVIVLTNARGLLRAADLGGPAPAVVYALLGAGWLTALVLAVRALRRTRRAEAATPAADAADRVDAPLLVTTHH, from the coding sequence GTGCGCAGGCTGCTGGTCCTCGCCCTGGTCGGACTCGTCGCGCAGTTGGTGGACGGGTCGCTCGGCATGGCGTACGGGTTGACCTCCTCGACGCTGCTGCTGCTCGTTGGGATCGCCCCCGCCGCCGCGTCGGCCTCGGTGCACCTCGCCGAGATCGGCACCACCCTCGCGGCCGGCGTGGCGCACTGGCGGTTCGGCAACGTCGACTGGCGGGTGGTGTCCCGGATCGCCCTGCCCGGCGCGATCGGCGCCTTCGCCGGGGCCACCTTCCTCAGCTCCATCTCCACCGAGACCGCCGCCCCGTGGATGGCCGGCATCCTCTTCGTGCTCGGCGCGTACCTGCTGGTCCGCTTCTCCCGTCCGCTGCGGACGAACCCGCACGCCGGCCGGCTGCGCGGCCGGTTCCTCGGGCCGCTCGGCCTGGTCGCCGGCTTCGTCGACGCCACCGGCGGCGGGGGCTGGGGCCCGGTCGCCACGCCCGCCCTGCTGGCCTCCGGACGGATGCAGCCCCGCAAGGTGATCGGCTCGGTGGACACCTCCGAGTTCCTGGTCGCCGTCGCGGCCAGCGTCGGCTTCCTGATCGGCCTCGGCTCCGAGGGCTTCCTGCTGCCGATCGTGGCGGCGCTGCTGATCGGCGGCCTGATCGCCGCCCCGGTGGCGGCCTGGCTGGTCCGGATCGTCCCGGCCCAACTGCTCGGCGCGGCGGTGGGCGGCGTGATCGTGCTGACCAACGCCCGGGGCCTGCTCCGGGCCGCCGACCTGGGCGGTCCCGCCCCGGCGGTGGTCTACGCGCTGCTCGGCGCGGGCTGGCTGACCGCCCTGGTCCTGGCGGTCCGCGCGCTGCGGCGTACCCGGCGGGCCGAGGCCGCCACGCCGGCCGCCGACGCCGCCGACCGGGTCGACGCGCCGCTCCTGGTCACCACCCACCACTGA